Within the Stenotrophomonas sp. 610A2 genome, the region CACCGCGCCCAGGATCACTACCACGAACAGCAGCGAGGTCAGGTAGAACGCGCCAACCAACCAGGCCAGATTGACCAGCGAGGCGATGCCGTACTTGCCGATGGTGAAGGCAATGGCGCCAAACGCGCCGATCGGCGCCGCTTTCATGAGCAGATGGACCAGCTTGAACACCGGCGTGGTCAGCGCATCCAACAGCGCCAGTACCGGGCGCCTTTTCTCGCCCACCGAAGCCAGCGCCATGCCGAACAGCACTGCGACGAACAGCACCTGCAGGATGTTGTCGCCGACGAAGGGGCTGACCAGGGTCTTGGGGATGATGTCCAGCGCAAAGCCGACCAGGCTCAGTTCGTGCGAGCGCTGCACGTAACCATTCACCGCGCTCTGGTCCAGATCGGCCGGATTGATGTTCATGCCTGCGCCGGGCTGCACCACGTGCGCCACCACCATGCCGACCACCAGCGCCAGGGTGGAGAAGAACATGAAATAGGCCATCGCCTTGGCGAACACACGACCGACGCTGCGCAGATGGGTCATGCCGGCAATGCCGGTGACGATGGTCAGGAAGATCACCGGCGCGATGATCATCTTCACCAATTTGATGAAGGCATCACCAAGGGGCTTCAGCTGCTCGGCGAACACTGGCTCGAAATGGCCCAGCAGCACGCCCAGCGCGATTGCGACCAGCACCTGCACGTAAAGCTGGCGGTACAGCGGCAGCCGGCGCACATGCGGGCTGGCAACAGTCACGGAAGGGGCATGCATGGCGGGGACACCTCGGAGATTCACTACGGGAGGTCTTTTACGCGCCAAAGCGCGCGCCGCCGATAACGCATTGGTGTTACTGCGAAGCACACAAACGGAACCGGATCAACGTTTTCGGACCAATCCCCCCAACAACCGGACAAGACCTATGGCCGCCCGCCGCAGGCCTGCCGGACCATCGCAGCCATGCCGTTCTTTCCCACCCATCGACGCCGCATGCGCTGGCTGTTGCCGCTCGCCGCCGCGCTTGCCGTCGCGGCGATCAGCCTGGTGGCGCTGCGCCATTTCGAGCGCAGCAGCATTGCCGGTGACGCTGCACGGGCGGCAACCCAACTGCATCTGCATGGCGAGGCCTTGCAGGCCCTGATCGAACGCCACCGGGTGCTGCCGGCGGTGCTGGCGTTGGACCCGGATGTACGCAGCGCGCTGGCACGGACGACAACCAGCCGTGCCGAGCTGGACCGCCTCAACCGCAAGCTCGAACGCGTCAATGGTGTAGCCGCCACCTCGACCCTGACCCTGCTCGACCGCAACGGGGTGGCCCTGGCCGCCAGCAACTGGCGCATGCCCCGCAGCAACAATGTCGGCAACGACTATCAGTTCCGGCCCTATTTCCGTCAGGCAATGCACGAAGGCAGCGGCACCTTCTATGCCGAGGGCATCACCACCGCCATGCCCGGCTATTTCCTGTCCGAAGCAGTCCGCGATGAGAGCGGCAATCCGGTCGGTGTGGTGGTGGTCAAGGTCATCCTGCGCCCGCTGGAACAGACCTGGGCGGATACCACCGACACGGTTTTCGTCAGTGACAGCAATGGCGTGATCTTCCTGTCCAGCCACCGTCCATGGCGCTATCTCACGCTGCAGGCACTGGATGCAGGTGTCCGCGAGGAGCTGCTGCGTACCCGCCAGTACACCCATCTGCCGCAACAGCTGCTGCTGCATTCGCCGGGCACACGACTGGGGCCGAACCAGCAGCAGGTGACGCTGGCCGGTGCCGGTGAGGTCATCTGGGTCACGCAGCCACTGCCACAACAGCGCTGGAGCCTGCACCTGCTGCGCAGCACTGCCAGCAGCAGCAACAGCGCGCGCACCTTCGCCGGCGCGGTGATGGCCAGCCTGATCGCGGTGCTGCTGCTGGGCTACGGGCTGTGGCAGCGGCAACGGCTGGCGCGCCTGCGCGAGCGCAGCCGGCGCGAGCTCGAACAATTGGTTGAGCTGCATGCACTGGAACTGCGCACCGCCCAGGACGGCATCGTGCATGCCGCGCACGCCGCCGATTACGGCGAGAGCGCCAGCCTGCAACATCTGCCGCAAGGTGTCTGCGTGGTCGATGCACAGCTCAACCTGGTGGCCTGGAACCGGCGCTACATCGAACTGTTCCGGTTCCCACCGGGGCTGATCCAGGTAGGCCGGCCGATCGCCGATGTCTTCCGTTACAACGCTAGGCGCGGCCTGCTCGGCCCTGGACCGATCGAGGAAGCCATCGAGCGTCGGCTCAACCACCTGCGGTCGGCCACCCCGCACATGCACGAACGTGAGAGCGGCGACGGCAATGTGATCGAGATCCGCGGCAACCCGCTGCCGGATGGCGGCTTTGTCACCAGCTATACCGATATCACCGCCTACCGGAATGCCGCCCGCGACCTGCGCTCACTGGCCGACACGCTCAGCCTGCGGGTCAGCGAGCGCACCCACGACCTGGCCGGCGCCAAACGCGATGCCGAGGAAGCCAACCAGGCCAAGACGCGTCTGGTCGCCGCCGCCGTGCATGATCTGTTGCAACCGTTGAATGCCGCACGCATGTTCCTGTCGGCGTTGCGCAGCCGCCTGCCCGATGCCGCCAGCCGCGACATCGCCGACAACGTCGACAATGCGCTGACCGCACAGGACGGCATCCTGACCAGCCTGCTCGACATTTCGCGATTGGAATCCGGCGCACTTGAGAAGCGGGTCCGCGACTTCGCACTGGAGCCGCTGCTGGAAGCGCTGAGCATCGAGTTCGGCATTCTCGCCAACGCGCGCGGCCTGCTGGTAACCCATATCGCCACCACCGCGGTGGTGCGCAGCGACGAGGCCTTGTTGCGGCGCATCCTGCAGAACCTGCTGTCCAATGCGGTGCGCTACACCCGCAGCGGCCGCATCGTGATCGGCTGCCGGCGCGAAGGCGCGCAGCTGCGCATTGAAGTGCACGACACCGGCACCGGCATTCCGCAATCCCGCCAGCAGGAAATCTTCGAAGAGTTCCGCCGCCTCGACAACGCCGGCAGCGAAGAGCCGGGCGCCGGCCTCGGCCTGGCCATCGTTGACCGCATTGCCCATCTGCTGGATCACCGCATCGGCCTGCGTTCCACGCCCGGGCGCGGCAGCGTGTTCTCGGTGACCCTCCCGCGCGGCGATGTCGGCTGCGGCACCTTGCCGGTCAGCCCGCCGGAGGAACCACAGATGGATTCCCTGCTGGCCGGATGCCGGGCCTGGTGCATCGACGACGATCCACGCATCAGCCTGGCTACCCGCCTGTTGCTGGAACGCTGGGGCTGCCAGGTGGAGTTCGCCGGCGGCGTGGAAGCGGCCCGGGCCGCGACGCGGCATGACAATGTGCCCGACCTGTTGCTACTGGATGTGCGCATGGGCGATATCAGCGGCCCAGTCCTGTTGCCGCAGCTGGTGGAGCGCTGGGGCAGCGAGCCCGGCGTGATCCTGTTCACTGCCGAACAGGACCCCGACCTGCGCGAACTCGCCCGCGACCGTCACTGGGGCTTTGTTTCCAAGCAGGCAAGGACCGCCGCGCTGCGCTCACTGATGACGCATCTGTACCAGCGCGGGAGCTGAAGTCGCACCTGTAGAGCCGAGCCATGCTCGGCTGAGGCATTACCGATAAA harbors:
- a CDS encoding dicarboxylate/amino acid:cation symporter, with translation MHAPSVTVASPHVRRLPLYRQLYVQVLVAIALGVLLGHFEPVFAEQLKPLGDAFIKLVKMIIAPVIFLTIVTGIAGMTHLRSVGRVFAKAMAYFMFFSTLALVVGMVVAHVVQPGAGMNINPADLDQSAVNGYVQRSHELSLVGFALDIIPKTLVSPFVGDNILQVLFVAVLFGMALASVGEKRRPVLALLDALTTPVFKLVHLLMKAAPIGAFGAIAFTIGKYGIASLVNLAWLVGAFYLTSLLFVVVILGAVARLCGFSVFKLARYLKAELLLVLGTSSSESALPSLMEKMEKAGCSKSVVGLVVPTGYSFNLDGTNIYMTLAALFIAQATNTELSLGHQIALLLVAMLSSKGAAGVTGAGFITLAATLAVVPEVPVAGMALILGVDRFMSECRSLTNFIGNAVATVVVSRWEGALDRQRLSLVLDGAEPSELPPSPPVEA
- a CDS encoding hybrid sensor histidine kinase/response regulator, with the protein product MPFFPTHRRRMRWLLPLAAALAVAAISLVALRHFERSSIAGDAARAATQLHLHGEALQALIERHRVLPAVLALDPDVRSALARTTTSRAELDRLNRKLERVNGVAATSTLTLLDRNGVALAASNWRMPRSNNVGNDYQFRPYFRQAMHEGSGTFYAEGITTAMPGYFLSEAVRDESGNPVGVVVVKVILRPLEQTWADTTDTVFVSDSNGVIFLSSHRPWRYLTLQALDAGVREELLRTRQYTHLPQQLLLHSPGTRLGPNQQQVTLAGAGEVIWVTQPLPQQRWSLHLLRSTASSSNSARTFAGAVMASLIAVLLLGYGLWQRQRLARLRERSRRELEQLVELHALELRTAQDGIVHAAHAADYGESASLQHLPQGVCVVDAQLNLVAWNRRYIELFRFPPGLIQVGRPIADVFRYNARRGLLGPGPIEEAIERRLNHLRSATPHMHERESGDGNVIEIRGNPLPDGGFVTSYTDITAYRNAARDLRSLADTLSLRVSERTHDLAGAKRDAEEANQAKTRLVAAAVHDLLQPLNAARMFLSALRSRLPDAASRDIADNVDNALTAQDGILTSLLDISRLESGALEKRVRDFALEPLLEALSIEFGILANARGLLVTHIATTAVVRSDEALLRRILQNLLSNAVRYTRSGRIVIGCRREGAQLRIEVHDTGTGIPQSRQQEIFEEFRRLDNAGSEEPGAGLGLAIVDRIAHLLDHRIGLRSTPGRGSVFSVTLPRGDVGCGTLPVSPPEEPQMDSLLAGCRAWCIDDDPRISLATRLLLERWGCQVEFAGGVEAARAATRHDNVPDLLLLDVRMGDISGPVLLPQLVERWGSEPGVILFTAEQDPDLRELARDRHWGFVSKQARTAALRSLMTHLYQRGS